GTGTTTGTGGCACCTCCCGCATGGATGGTACCTTCCTTCAAGTGCACCTTTCACAATCTCTGAGATGTCGCCATCTATGTACTCATGTGGTGTTAAAAGATGTGTAACAACATTTTGAATTATAGACCTTGTTCTTTTGGGAACCATCATATCGGAAGGATAATAAGTTAGAGCAATTACATTAAATCCCATTTCTTTTAACAGATAAAGGGTAGCGGTGCTGTCAGAGCCCCCTGAATAGGATACAGCGACTGTAATATCCTTATCAATAGTCTTTCTTTTCTTTTGGATATAGTCTCTAAAAAATTCAAGAATGTCCTTGTTTTGCCCTGTAGCTTTTTTCAACAATTTTTCTATCGTGTTTTGAGATTCCAAAAGCTTTAGCTCACTCACTAACTCTTCAGTACTTTCAATGACAGTGACAGGTTTTCCAATCTCTTCGCTTAGCCTGCCGGCTACCCAGCCTCCTGGACCTATAAGCATAGATTTGTCTGAGCGGTGGTACCCGCAGATTATAAGGACATCATCATCCTTAATCCATTTTATCCTGGGGCCTGTAGAGGTGTCCTGGCCAATCTCTTCTCGTATCTTTTTAATCCTCTCTTTTAGCTCTTCTATCTCCATTAAATTAAATAACAAAAGGTTTATATTAAATTATTTCCGTATACAAATCATGATAAATGACGAGATGGAGATACATTCTGAAGCTTTTGTTCATGAGAAGGCATTTATCAACGGCAAGATAATAATAGGCAAAGACTCAAGCATCTGGCCATTTGCAGTTTTAAGAGGCGACATCGAAAGAATAGAGATAGGGGAGGGCAGCAATGTCCAGGACAATGCTGTAGTGCACACAGACTTTGGAAAGCCGGCGATTATTGGAAATAATGTTGTCATAGGGCACTGTGCAGTTGTTCATGGTGCAGTCGTTGGAAATAACGTCCTAGTAGGCATAAATGCAACAGTATTGAGCGGCTCAAGGATAGGAAACAACTGCATAATCGGGGCTGGAGCTGTAGTGAGTGAAAACATGGAGATCCCCGACAATTCAATTGCAGTTGGAGTTCCAGCAATTGTTATTAAAAGAACTGATGAGAAGGCAGTCGATAGGATAAAGAAAAATGCAGAGTCCTATATCGAGCTATCAAGGAAATATAAAAAATGATTAGATTACTATGTTCATATCATCACTATCTAAAAACATACCACATTTTATTCTAGGGCCCGCCTATAGGGTATATGAGAAAAAGCTCATAGGCGAGATAAAAGAAGAAAAGGTTCCACGCCACGTAGGCCTGATAATGGACGGCAACAGGAGATATGCCGCTTCAAAGGGCATCCCAACGTACCTTGGTCATGAGATGGGTATGAAAAAGGCTGAGGATCTTTTGGAATGGGCCAATGAGATTGGGATAAAGATAGTGACTTTGTATGCATTTTCAACTGAGAACTTCAAGAGGGACAGTGAAGAGGTCAACTACATTATGGGAATGCTTGAACGGAAGTTTAAGGAAGCTAGTACCAACAAGAAAATAATTGAAAACGAGGTAAGGGTAAAAGCCATAGGGAATATTGCAATGCTCCCTGAAAATGTGAAGCAGGCGATAAAAGAAGGGGAATCTGCAACAGAAAAATATGACAATATGACTCTAAACATCTGTGTTGCCTACGGCGGCAGGATGGAGATAATAGAGGCCATAAAGAGAATCCTTGACAGCTGTAACGGCGGTGCAATTGACCCAGAAGAGATAGATGCAAAGTTACTCAGTGAAAATCTCTTTACAAAGGGGCTTCCAGATCCAGACATCGTAATAAGGACAGGTGGTGAGGTAAGACTCAGTAACTTCCTTCTGTTTCAGTCAGCCTATGCCGAGTTATTTTTTCTTAATGTTTACTTCCCCCTCATAAGAAAAATCGATTTTTTGAGGGTAATAAGGGATTTTCAGCGAAGAAATAGGAGATTTGGAAGATAATTGGATAAGTTTAAAAACTCTAGATGCATTACCTATTTTGTTACATCGGTAAATATTTATCACAATCGTAGGTGTTAGTATGGTAGAAAGATTTAGGT
Above is a window of Methanofastidiosum sp. DNA encoding:
- a CDS encoding gamma carbonic anhydrase family protein — protein: MINDEMEIHSEAFVHEKAFINGKIIIGKDSSIWPFAVLRGDIERIEIGEGSNVQDNAVVHTDFGKPAIIGNNVVIGHCAVVHGAVVGNNVLVGINATVLSGSRIGNNCIIGAGAVVSENMEIPDNSIAVGVPAIVIKRTDEKAVDRIKKNAESYIELSRKYKK
- the uppS gene encoding polyprenyl diphosphate synthase; translated protein: MFISSLSKNIPHFILGPAYRVYEKKLIGEIKEEKVPRHVGLIMDGNRRYAASKGIPTYLGHEMGMKKAEDLLEWANEIGIKIVTLYAFSTENFKRDSEEVNYIMGMLERKFKEASTNKKIIENEVRVKAIGNIAMLPENVKQAIKEGESATEKYDNMTLNICVAYGGRMEIIEAIKRILDSCNGGAIDPEEIDAKLLSENLFTKGLPDPDIVIRTGGEVRLSNFLLFQSAYAELFFLNVYFPLIRKIDFLRVIRDFQRRNRRFGR